In Drosophila simulans strain w501 chromosome 3R, Prin_Dsim_3.1, whole genome shotgun sequence, a single window of DNA contains:
- the LOC6729138 gene encoding glutamate--cysteine ligase regulatory subunit, producing MIPTITKKYQNVVISTGNIITTELGQRKSNEELYDGLKITLHTDSTAERVAVEKEIDELHGRVQRATQELTTRLTENGRNEISIGAKIFLNRHSTECVKQAVEELLHILSVTHVDNVVLAYHPNAVATATPVATTKPPCSEDSTVSRATNWSQRNGKEGVAELKELYQTLEQYALKQQITQLGIADLDAATLEELHNSAQVAPTIAQVNLSTCCVVPPELQEFCTAHDIQLNTHSDPELLLPVEQFDGLVPGYTIDWTLRYQVHVRCRGVLTAKGYIVGASRSSV from the coding sequence ATGATACCGACCATAACGAAGAAGTACCAGAACGTGGTGATTAGCACGGGCAACATCATCACCACAGAACTGGGACAGCGCAAATCGAACGAGGAGCTGTACGACGGCCTGAAGATAACGCTCCACACCGACTCGACTGCGGAGCGCGTGGCGGTGGAGAAGGAGATCGACGAGCTGCATGGCCGTGTGCAAAGGGCCACCCAGGAGCTGACCACCCGCTTGACGGAGAATGGACGGAATGAGATCAGTATCGGTGCCAAGATATTCCTCAATCGCCACTCCACAGAGTGTGTGAAACAGGCggtggaggagctgctccACATACTCAGTGTGACGCACGTGGACAATGTGGTGTTGGCCTACCACCCGAATGCGGTTGCCACCGCAACGCCGGTGGCCACAACCAAACCGCCCTGTTCCGAGGACTCCACCGTCAGCAGGGCTACAAACTGGAGCCAGCGCAATGGAAAGGAAGGAGTGGCAGAGCTGAAGGAACTGTACCAAACACTGGAGCAATATGCCCTCAAGCAGCAGATCACCCAGCTGGGCATTGCCGATCTGGATGCGGCgacgctggaggagctgcacaACAGCGCACAGGTGGCGCCCACAATTGCCCAGGTCAACCTGTCAACGTGCTGCGTGGTGCCACCAGAACTGCAGGAATTCTGCACCGCTCACGACATCCAGCTGAATACGCACAGCGATCCCGAGCTCCTGCTGCCCGTGGAGCAGTTCGACGGACTGGTCCCTGGCTACACAATCGACTGGACACTGCGCTACCAGGTGCATGTCCGCTGCCGGGGCGTTCTCACCGCCAAGGGCTACATCGTGGGCGCGTCGAGGTCGAGCGTTTAG
- the LOC6729139 gene encoding sterile alpha motif domain-containing protein 5 produces the protein MCQRAVRDWLVLLTMEKYIDIFMDRGYDCIERCKLIIVSDLIMLGVDNPAHRKLLLEGVRFLNNAPEQFNCMEPCELHQEIELKLDPDVELFASLKFLENVDFLEAPYSLTSPQNTLKTRDSCKWNVKGVDE, from the coding sequence ATGTGTCAACGGGCTGTGCGCGATTGGTTGGTGCTATTGACCATGGAGAAGTACATTGATATATTCATGGATCGGGGCTACGACTGCATTGAACGCTGCAAGCTAATTATCGTCAGCGATCTGATAATGCTGGGAGTGGATAATCCCGCTCATAGAAAGCTCCTGCTCGAGGGAGTCCGGTTCCTGAACAACGCACCCGAGCAGTTCAACTGCATGGAGCCGTGTGAGCTGCACCAGGAGATCGAACTGAAACTAGACCCAGATGTTGAGTTGTTTGCTTCGTTAAAGTTCTTGGAAAATGTTGATTTCCTAGAAGCACCATATTCGCTAACATCTCCACAAAATACGCTCAAAACTCGAGATTCTTGCAAATGGAATGTCAAAGGTGTGGATGAGTAA
- the LOC6729140 gene encoding wolframin isoform X2, producing the protein MATWTQNEPTGVTKRRRWNLEDRASLNKLKHHIAEEGCPQMQYDLAKELLDNAIEPNLAKGNQNQKAVNWLVSAAHNGHEDAVKLLRQCYNDGSGITPENADEVRRCLAMTPGERAARKAARELFACLSNGNEHITPKQLERKMRRIYNLQRKRRRRNDDRSSSSSEGEQEPECEPLEDVPTIDLANVERRRLITEAHLVSAASNYSAGQMPSVNDALTLSVPDPRSLDHVPCFYRMIFHPLIFFTLFYHRLLNLIVSIPNVIPLSVRCSVLVAISWWSSRHMLPLVSYYLSLGIMIWATCKMLKTKQQFVDFRIWSGLFLSYGDHNIEADIAEQRFLRNNMKPYLYFFCAFICNLIVYPLVTDAWLPHSELTIISGALTFITMCVSMYASSHLLPDWLVIVSFAVNVLAKYPYEMDEVVSTRWRFLDLRVPTFSSFVIGNGIEFCLNCRTALYLFIPVLLIMMAKRSRWHGVYTFLIPHCVTLSWLQVCIATSQSSTVFGVMRAALGLAGIVLFLPLFGIVALLVPVFVAIDSLGLASEQLRWGSTALACGLVVVLSCILALNRATQKYITMLQLIMAITTACLLVFPYMTSSFKDTPRFNAMPRVGLHSLSETNTLPWDRFHALCAQPVHEQPNKIKAQLRCSHLNGMPVIWEGSVTKVEISRVSNFLEDTIANYLPVWLGRILRCLHGENISQHFKCDPKLDAQCEEWRSVFKTFNAQSGSCTLQRWNRYEYELLVKVGTKRSGRLLGRSTTTDVILRAHHDFGNFTRLLSEGDVVLFYGILHNSRLLADNVQVKLKTIECVECRSRDLGTASIERVVAASPMDARLQDLMRGIKYLLNALLNPLITFK; encoded by the exons ATGGCCACCTGGACGCAAAATGAGCCGACAGGTGTCACCAAGCGCAGGCGTTGGAATCTGGAAG ATCGTGCCTCCTTGAACAAACTCAAGCATCACATTGCCGAGGAGGGATGCCCCCAGATGCAATACGATCTGGCCAAAGAGTTACTCGATAATGCCATAG AACCCAATCTTGCCAAAGGCAATCAGAACCAGAAGGCCGTCAACTGGCTGGTGAGTGCCGCACACAATGGACACGAGGATGCAGTCAAGCTGCTCCGCCAATGCTACAACGATGGCAGCGGTATTACGCCGGAGAATGCGGACGAAGTGCGTCGCTGCCTGGCCATGACGCCTGGCGAACGGGCGGCCAGAAAAGCAGCCCGGGAGCTTTTTGCCTGCCTATCAAATGGAAACGAGCATATAACGCCCAAGCAGCTGGAGCGAAAAATGCGGCGCATCTACAATCTGCAACGCAAGCGGCGTCGACGCAACGATGACCGCTCCTCGTCGAGCAGCGAAGGAGAACAGGAGCCGGAGTGCGAACCGCTCGAAGATGTGCCCACCATTGACCTAGCCAATGTGGAGCGACGCCGCCTCATCACCGAAGCTCACCTCGTTTCGGCAGCTTCCAATTACAGTGCCGGACAAATGCCCAGCGTTAATGATGCTCTCACATTATCCGTCCCGGATCCTAGGAGCTTGGACCATGTACCCTGCTTCTACCGCATGATCTTCCACCCGCTCATCTTCTTCACTCTGTTCTACCACCGGCTGCTtaacttgattgtgtccataCCCAACGTCATCCCGCTGAGCGTCCGCTGCAGCGTGCTCGTTGCAATCTCTTGGTGGAGCAGCCGGCATATGCTGCCCCTGGTCAGCTATTACCTTAGTCTGGGGATCATGATCTGGGCTACGTGTAAGATGCTGAAGACCAAACAACAGTTCGTGGACTTCCGCATCTGGTCGGGACTGTTCCTGAGCTACGGGGATCATAACATCGAGGCGGACATTGCGGAGCAGCGCTTTTTACGCAACAATATGAAGCCGTACCTGTACTTCTTTTGTGCCTTCATTTGCAACCTGATCGTCTACCCGTTGGTCACAGACGCCTGGCTGCCACACTCGGAGCTGACTATAATCTCTGGAGCCTTGACCTTCATCACCATGTGCGTGTCCATGTACGCCTCCTCCCACCTATTGCCTGACTGGCTAGTTATCGTTTCCTTCGCCGTAAATGTTCTTGCCAAATATCCGTACGAAATGGACGAGGTTGTGTCCACGCGCTGGCGCTTTCTTGACCTACGCGTACCTACCTTCTCATCGTTTGTCATTGGCAATGGCATTGAATTCTGTTTGAATTGCCGCACTGCCTTGTATCTCTTTATTCCCGTGCTGCTAATTATGATGGCCAAGCGCTCCCGCTGGCATGGAGTCTACACATTCCTCATCCCGCACTGCGTTACGCTCAGTTGGCTGCAAGTGTGCATAGCCACCTCGCAGAGTTCCACCGTTTTTGGAGTGATGCGAGCAGCCCTCGGCTTGGCTGGAATCGTCCTGTTCCTCCCACTGTTTGGAATCGTGGCACTTCTGGTGCCTGTCTTCGTGGCCATCGACAGTTTGGGACTGGCCAGTGAGCAGCTTAGGTGGGGCAGCACAGCTCTCGCCTGCGGGCTGGTAGTGGTCCTGTCCTGCATTTTGGCGCTTAACCGAGCCACCCAGAAATACATCACAATGCTGCAG CTCATCATGGCGATCACAACAGCGTGCTTGTTGGTCTTCCCCTATATGACATCTAGTTTTAAGGATACGCCGCGCTTCAATGCCATGCCCAGAGTGGGTCTGCACTCACTTTCCGAGACGAATACTCTGCCCTGGGATCGCTTTCATGCACTTTGTGCTCAACCTGTCCACGAGCAGCCGAATAAGATAAAAGCCCAGCTGCGTTGCTCCCATCTGAATGGAATGCCCGTGATATGGGAGGGCAGCGTCACCAAAGTGGAAATCTCACGGGTGTCCAATTTTTTGGAGGATACCATTGCCAACTATCTGCCCGTGTGGCTGGGCAGAATTCTGCGCTGCTTGCATGGCGAGAATATATCGCAGCACTTCAAATGCGATCCCAAATTGGATGCGCAGTGCGAGGAGTGGCGGAGCGTGTTCAAGACATTCAATGCCCAGAGCGGTAGTTGCACACTGCAGCGTTGGAATCGCTACGAGTACGAGCTGCTGGTCAAGGTGGGCACCAAGAGGAGTGGCCGTCTACTGGGCCGTTCCACCACCACAGATGTTATTCTACGAGCTCACCATGACTTTGGGAACTTCACACGACTCCTAAGCGAGGGCGATGTTGTACTATTCTACGGAATCCTGCACAATTCTCGGCTTTTGGCTGACAATGTGCAGGTGAAGCTGAAAACTATCGAGTGTGTGGAGTGCCGGTCGCGGGATTTGGGTACGGCCAGCATCGAACGAGTGGTGGCTGCATCGCCCATGGATGCACGCCTCCAAGATTTGATGAGAGGcatcaaatatttgttgaacGCTTTGTTGAATcctttaattacatttaagtaa
- the LOC6729140 gene encoding wolframin isoform X1 yields MATWTQNEPTGVTKRRRWNLEDRASLNKLKHHIAEEGCPQMQYDLAKELLDNAIVEPNLAKGNQNQKAVNWLVSAAHNGHEDAVKLLRQCYNDGSGITPENADEVRRCLAMTPGERAARKAARELFACLSNGNEHITPKQLERKMRRIYNLQRKRRRRNDDRSSSSSEGEQEPECEPLEDVPTIDLANVERRRLITEAHLVSAASNYSAGQMPSVNDALTLSVPDPRSLDHVPCFYRMIFHPLIFFTLFYHRLLNLIVSIPNVIPLSVRCSVLVAISWWSSRHMLPLVSYYLSLGIMIWATCKMLKTKQQFVDFRIWSGLFLSYGDHNIEADIAEQRFLRNNMKPYLYFFCAFICNLIVYPLVTDAWLPHSELTIISGALTFITMCVSMYASSHLLPDWLVIVSFAVNVLAKYPYEMDEVVSTRWRFLDLRVPTFSSFVIGNGIEFCLNCRTALYLFIPVLLIMMAKRSRWHGVYTFLIPHCVTLSWLQVCIATSQSSTVFGVMRAALGLAGIVLFLPLFGIVALLVPVFVAIDSLGLASEQLRWGSTALACGLVVVLSCILALNRATQKYITMLQLIMAITTACLLVFPYMTSSFKDTPRFNAMPRVGLHSLSETNTLPWDRFHALCAQPVHEQPNKIKAQLRCSHLNGMPVIWEGSVTKVEISRVSNFLEDTIANYLPVWLGRILRCLHGENISQHFKCDPKLDAQCEEWRSVFKTFNAQSGSCTLQRWNRYEYELLVKVGTKRSGRLLGRSTTTDVILRAHHDFGNFTRLLSEGDVVLFYGILHNSRLLADNVQVKLKTIECVECRSRDLGTASIERVVAASPMDARLQDLMRGIKYLLNALLNPLITFK; encoded by the exons ATGGCCACCTGGACGCAAAATGAGCCGACAGGTGTCACCAAGCGCAGGCGTTGGAATCTGGAAG ATCGTGCCTCCTTGAACAAACTCAAGCATCACATTGCCGAGGAGGGATGCCCCCAGATGCAATACGATCTGGCCAAAGAGTTACTCGATAATGCCATAG TAGAACCCAATCTTGCCAAAGGCAATCAGAACCAGAAGGCCGTCAACTGGCTGGTGAGTGCCGCACACAATGGACACGAGGATGCAGTCAAGCTGCTCCGCCAATGCTACAACGATGGCAGCGGTATTACGCCGGAGAATGCGGACGAAGTGCGTCGCTGCCTGGCCATGACGCCTGGCGAACGGGCGGCCAGAAAAGCAGCCCGGGAGCTTTTTGCCTGCCTATCAAATGGAAACGAGCATATAACGCCCAAGCAGCTGGAGCGAAAAATGCGGCGCATCTACAATCTGCAACGCAAGCGGCGTCGACGCAACGATGACCGCTCCTCGTCGAGCAGCGAAGGAGAACAGGAGCCGGAGTGCGAACCGCTCGAAGATGTGCCCACCATTGACCTAGCCAATGTGGAGCGACGCCGCCTCATCACCGAAGCTCACCTCGTTTCGGCAGCTTCCAATTACAGTGCCGGACAAATGCCCAGCGTTAATGATGCTCTCACATTATCCGTCCCGGATCCTAGGAGCTTGGACCATGTACCCTGCTTCTACCGCATGATCTTCCACCCGCTCATCTTCTTCACTCTGTTCTACCACCGGCTGCTtaacttgattgtgtccataCCCAACGTCATCCCGCTGAGCGTCCGCTGCAGCGTGCTCGTTGCAATCTCTTGGTGGAGCAGCCGGCATATGCTGCCCCTGGTCAGCTATTACCTTAGTCTGGGGATCATGATCTGGGCTACGTGTAAGATGCTGAAGACCAAACAACAGTTCGTGGACTTCCGCATCTGGTCGGGACTGTTCCTGAGCTACGGGGATCATAACATCGAGGCGGACATTGCGGAGCAGCGCTTTTTACGCAACAATATGAAGCCGTACCTGTACTTCTTTTGTGCCTTCATTTGCAACCTGATCGTCTACCCGTTGGTCACAGACGCCTGGCTGCCACACTCGGAGCTGACTATAATCTCTGGAGCCTTGACCTTCATCACCATGTGCGTGTCCATGTACGCCTCCTCCCACCTATTGCCTGACTGGCTAGTTATCGTTTCCTTCGCCGTAAATGTTCTTGCCAAATATCCGTACGAAATGGACGAGGTTGTGTCCACGCGCTGGCGCTTTCTTGACCTACGCGTACCTACCTTCTCATCGTTTGTCATTGGCAATGGCATTGAATTCTGTTTGAATTGCCGCACTGCCTTGTATCTCTTTATTCCCGTGCTGCTAATTATGATGGCCAAGCGCTCCCGCTGGCATGGAGTCTACACATTCCTCATCCCGCACTGCGTTACGCTCAGTTGGCTGCAAGTGTGCATAGCCACCTCGCAGAGTTCCACCGTTTTTGGAGTGATGCGAGCAGCCCTCGGCTTGGCTGGAATCGTCCTGTTCCTCCCACTGTTTGGAATCGTGGCACTTCTGGTGCCTGTCTTCGTGGCCATCGACAGTTTGGGACTGGCCAGTGAGCAGCTTAGGTGGGGCAGCACAGCTCTCGCCTGCGGGCTGGTAGTGGTCCTGTCCTGCATTTTGGCGCTTAACCGAGCCACCCAGAAATACATCACAATGCTGCAG CTCATCATGGCGATCACAACAGCGTGCTTGTTGGTCTTCCCCTATATGACATCTAGTTTTAAGGATACGCCGCGCTTCAATGCCATGCCCAGAGTGGGTCTGCACTCACTTTCCGAGACGAATACTCTGCCCTGGGATCGCTTTCATGCACTTTGTGCTCAACCTGTCCACGAGCAGCCGAATAAGATAAAAGCCCAGCTGCGTTGCTCCCATCTGAATGGAATGCCCGTGATATGGGAGGGCAGCGTCACCAAAGTGGAAATCTCACGGGTGTCCAATTTTTTGGAGGATACCATTGCCAACTATCTGCCCGTGTGGCTGGGCAGAATTCTGCGCTGCTTGCATGGCGAGAATATATCGCAGCACTTCAAATGCGATCCCAAATTGGATGCGCAGTGCGAGGAGTGGCGGAGCGTGTTCAAGACATTCAATGCCCAGAGCGGTAGTTGCACACTGCAGCGTTGGAATCGCTACGAGTACGAGCTGCTGGTCAAGGTGGGCACCAAGAGGAGTGGCCGTCTACTGGGCCGTTCCACCACCACAGATGTTATTCTACGAGCTCACCATGACTTTGGGAACTTCACACGACTCCTAAGCGAGGGCGATGTTGTACTATTCTACGGAATCCTGCACAATTCTCGGCTTTTGGCTGACAATGTGCAGGTGAAGCTGAAAACTATCGAGTGTGTGGAGTGCCGGTCGCGGGATTTGGGTACGGCCAGCATCGAACGAGTGGTGGCTGCATCGCCCATGGATGCACGCCTCCAAGATTTGATGAGAGGcatcaaatatttgttgaacGCTTTGTTGAATcctttaattacatttaagtaa